The Vibrio tubiashii ATCC 19109 genome has a segment encoding these proteins:
- a CDS encoding thioredoxin fold domain-containing protein, with protein MSVLRRMTLLTLPFLLATQTVSAGDVKFDKAQLEEHFAKLGLEVKDVVPADIDGLVEIQTSGGILFSSPTGDYFITGTLYKLDSNGKYEDVLAKRQAPINAAKIEAFKDSMIEFKAKDEKYVISVFTDITCGYCVRLHSQMKDYNDLGITIRYLAYPRQGATGSVADQMASIWGAEDPQSAMHNGKVKREFPEKSEDFAKYQQIIQDHYALGRELGISGTPAIFLPNGEMVGGYLPPEQMLQRLQQTPKS; from the coding sequence ATGAGCGTATTACGCCGAATGACTCTACTTACATTGCCATTTCTACTTGCTACACAAACCGTATCTGCAGGTGATGTGAAATTTGATAAAGCGCAGCTAGAAGAACATTTTGCCAAGCTAGGATTGGAAGTGAAGGACGTTGTTCCTGCTGATATTGATGGCTTAGTTGAAATACAAACCAGCGGTGGAATCCTGTTCTCATCACCAACTGGCGATTACTTTATCACGGGTACCTTGTACAAGTTGGACTCTAATGGCAAGTACGAAGATGTGCTAGCAAAACGCCAAGCGCCAATCAATGCGGCGAAAATTGAAGCCTTTAAAGACAGCATGATTGAGTTTAAAGCTAAAGATGAGAAGTACGTGATCTCTGTGTTCACTGATATTACATGTGGCTACTGTGTTCGACTTCATAGTCAGATGAAAGACTACAATGACCTAGGGATTACTATTCGTTATCTTGCTTATCCTCGTCAGGGGGCGACAGGCTCAGTAGCTGATCAAATGGCATCGATTTGGGGTGCTGAAGATCCACAATCCGCGATGCACAACGGTAAGGTAAAGCGTGAGTTCCCAGAAAAGAGTGAAGACTTTGCTAAGTATCAGCAGATTATTCAGGATCACTATGCGCTAGGTCGTGAACTAGGAATCAGTGGTACGCCAGCAATCTTCTTACCTAATGGTGAGATGGTCGGTGGTTACTTGCCACCAGAACAGATGTTGCAACGCCTGCAACAAACTCCAAAGTCGTAA
- the fldB gene encoding flavodoxin FldB has translation MKIGLFYGSTTCYTEMAAEKIRAIIGEDLVDIHNVKESPLSLMEDYDFLIIGISTWDFGEIQEDWNELWDQIDGVSLNGKTVALFGLGDQEGYGEWYLDAMGLLHHELKKTGANFVGYWPNDENYEFEASKALTEDGSQFVGLALDEDSQYELSDERIATWVEQILVEYQETL, from the coding sequence ATGAAAATCGGTCTATTTTACGGCTCAACGACTTGTTACACCGAAATGGCGGCAGAGAAAATCCGCGCTATCATTGGTGAAGACCTTGTTGATATTCACAACGTTAAAGAGTCACCACTCTCTTTGATGGAAGATTATGATTTTCTGATTATCGGCATTTCGACTTGGGATTTTGGTGAGATCCAAGAAGACTGGAATGAGTTATGGGATCAAATCGATGGCGTATCGCTAAATGGCAAAACCGTCGCACTATTCGGCTTAGGCGATCAAGAAGGCTATGGCGAGTGGTACCTGGATGCAATGGGACTCTTGCACCACGAGCTGAAAAAGACCGGAGCTAACTTTGTTGGCTACTGGCCTAACGACGAGAACTACGAGTTTGAAGCCTCAAAAGCTCTAACCGAAGATGGCAGTCAATTTGTCGGCTTAGCACTTGATGAAGATTCCCAATACGAACTGAGCGATGAACGTATCGCCACTTGGGTCGAGCAGATTCTGGTTGAGTATCAAGAGACGCTTTAA
- the ampD gene encoding 1,6-anhydro-N-acetylmuramyl-L-alanine amidase AmpD produces MIDENGWYDKARHVPSPFFDHRTDATDISLLVVHNISLPPGQFGGQYIEQFFTGQLDPNEHPFFEVIHNMGVSAHCLIRRDGEVVQFVPFTARAWHAGVSSFAGRDKCNDYSIGIELEGSDFVAYTDEQYQALTELTRQIQVSYPKITLPRITGHQYIAPLRKTDPGLVFDWGRFRGGLRPMEN; encoded by the coding sequence ATGATCGATGAAAATGGTTGGTACGACAAAGCTAGACATGTACCTTCACCTTTTTTTGACCACAGAACAGACGCTACAGACATTTCTCTTTTGGTTGTGCATAACATCAGCTTACCGCCGGGTCAGTTTGGTGGTCAGTATATTGAACAGTTTTTTACTGGGCAACTAGACCCGAATGAACATCCGTTCTTTGAAGTGATCCATAATATGGGGGTTTCGGCTCACTGTCTGATCAGGCGTGATGGAGAGGTGGTTCAGTTTGTACCGTTTACTGCCAGAGCATGGCACGCAGGTGTTTCGAGCTTTGCTGGGCGAGATAAGTGCAATGACTACTCTATCGGCATTGAGTTAGAGGGCAGTGACTTTGTTGCCTACACAGATGAGCAATACCAAGCGTTAACGGAGCTCACCAGGCAGATTCAAGTCAGCTACCCGAAAATCACCTTACCGCGCATTACTGGCCACCAATACATTGCACCACTGCGCAAAACCGACCCAGGTTTGGTGTTTGATTGGGGTAGGTTTAGGGGCGGGCTGCGCCCTATGGAGAACTAG
- the xerD gene encoding site-specific tyrosine recombinase XerD, producing MSPDQGLVEQFLDAMWMERGLSENTLASYRNDLSKLIQWMTANNYRLDFISLSGLQDYQTWLVDEGYKQTSRARMLSAIRRLFQYLHREKVRSDDPSALLVSPKLPKRLPKDLTEEQVDALLDAPDPNDPMELRDKAMLELLYATGLRVTELVSLTMENVSLRQGVVRVTGKGGKERLVPMGENAVEWIETFIHQGRSELLGETTSDVVFPSKRARQMTRQTFWHRIKHYAVIAGIDTELLSPHVLRHAFATHLLNYGADLRVVQMLLGHSDLSTTQIYTHVATERLKQLHSEHHPRA from the coding sequence ATGTCGCCTGACCAAGGGCTAGTGGAACAGTTTTTAGATGCGATGTGGATGGAGCGGGGCTTATCTGAAAACACCCTTGCCTCATACCGAAATGATCTCTCAAAGCTAATCCAGTGGATGACAGCCAATAATTATCGTCTCGACTTTATCAGTTTGTCTGGGCTGCAAGACTACCAGACGTGGTTGGTCGATGAAGGGTATAAGCAAACTTCACGAGCAAGAATGTTGTCCGCAATTCGACGTCTGTTTCAGTATTTGCATCGTGAGAAAGTACGCAGTGATGATCCGAGTGCACTACTGGTAAGCCCAAAACTACCCAAACGCCTGCCTAAAGATCTGACTGAAGAACAAGTGGATGCGCTACTTGATGCGCCAGATCCGAATGATCCGATGGAGCTGCGTGATAAAGCCATGCTTGAATTGCTTTATGCGACCGGGTTGCGTGTCACAGAGCTAGTCAGTCTGACAATGGAAAACGTCAGCTTGCGTCAAGGCGTTGTTCGGGTCACGGGTAAAGGTGGTAAAGAGCGTTTGGTGCCGATGGGAGAAAATGCCGTTGAATGGATTGAAACTTTTATCCACCAAGGCAGGTCTGAATTACTTGGAGAGACAACCTCTGATGTGGTGTTTCCAAGTAAACGCGCGCGACAAATGACTCGCCAGACGTTTTGGCATCGTATAAAGCACTACGCGGTGATAGCTGGAATTGATACCGAACTACTTTCTCCTCACGTGCTAAGACACGCTTTTGCGACCCATTTGTTGAACTACGGCGCAGACTTACGTGTAGTACAGATGCTTTTGGGGCATAGTGACTTGTCTACAACACAAATTTATACTCATGTAGCAACTGAACGATTGAAACAGCTACACAGTGAGCATCACCCAAGGGCTTAA